A DNA window from Halococcus salsus contains the following coding sequences:
- a CDS encoding MFS transporter → MSTATDRRSQFFALYLVRFAGRFGYSTLIVLLPYYVNRLHASGLTTGLFYSGFTAAQFLAVVPLAWAGDRYDKRVVLGGCLAVGAVVYALFTQVVSPATLVGIRALQGIVVVGIGLLTLAFVGELASKETRANVIGKSNAARFAAAIAGSLTAGVVYQHSGFALVFWPLVALYVVTFLAVVLVLEPDETTIRGIPFTGLAFNRRIRTLSVFRAQYSVAVTLVRTWVPLFAGVVAARGGLEMVPIAVTLVITAEKLANLVLQPTIGSLSDRYGRALFVFVGGGTYGIVALAVPFTPAVGTALGLPDAIPAVGYVSAAFVPLLVLNALLGVTEAFREPASMALFADEGSDDDESGVAASFGIRDLVWRPGSLLAPVVGGWLMSSVGMAWVFYLGGLVAVSGSLSFLYALVRAHGRGALTEW, encoded by the coding sequence GTGTCCACCGCAACCGACCGTCGAAGCCAGTTTTTCGCGCTCTATCTCGTTCGGTTCGCGGGGCGCTTCGGCTACTCGACGCTCATCGTGCTCCTCCCCTACTACGTCAACCGGCTCCACGCCTCGGGGCTGACGACCGGGCTGTTCTACTCGGGCTTCACCGCCGCCCAGTTCCTCGCGGTCGTGCCGCTGGCGTGGGCCGGCGACCGCTACGACAAACGCGTCGTGCTCGGCGGCTGTCTCGCCGTCGGGGCCGTGGTCTACGCGCTGTTCACACAGGTCGTCTCGCCGGCGACCCTCGTCGGCATCCGCGCGCTCCAGGGTATCGTGGTGGTCGGGATCGGTCTCCTGACGTTGGCATTCGTCGGCGAACTCGCCAGCAAGGAGACCCGCGCGAACGTCATCGGGAAGTCGAACGCCGCACGCTTCGCCGCCGCCATCGCGGGGAGCCTCACCGCCGGCGTAGTCTACCAACACTCCGGCTTCGCGCTCGTCTTCTGGCCCCTCGTCGCGCTCTACGTCGTCACCTTCCTCGCGGTCGTCCTCGTGCTCGAACCCGACGAGACCACGATTCGTGGGATCCCCTTCACCGGCCTCGCGTTCAACCGCCGCATCCGCACCCTCAGCGTCTTCCGGGCGCAGTACTCGGTCGCCGTCACCCTCGTCCGGACGTGGGTGCCGCTCTTTGCAGGCGTGGTGGCCGCCCGGGGCGGCCTCGAGATGGTCCCGATCGCCGTCACGCTCGTGATCACCGCCGAGAAGCTCGCGAACCTCGTGCTCCAGCCCACGATAGGATCGCTCTCGGACCGCTACGGCCGCGCGCTGTTCGTCTTCGTCGGCGGCGGGACGTACGGGATCGTCGCGCTCGCCGTGCCCTTCACCCCCGCCGTCGGGACGGCGCTCGGCCTCCCCGATGCGATCCCTGCGGTCGGCTACGTCTCCGCCGCGTTCGTACCGCTGCTCGTACTCAACGCCCTGCTCGGCGTCACCGAGGCCTTCCGCGAACCTGCGAGCATGGCGCTGTTCGCCGACGAGGGGAGCGACGACGACGAAAGTGGCGTGGCCGCGAGCTTCGGGATCCGCGACCTCGTCTGGCGACCCGGCAGCCTGCTCGCCCCCGTCGTCGGCGGCTGGCTGATGAGTTCGGTCGGGATGGCGTGGGTGTTCTACCTCGGCGGGCTGGTCGCCGTCAGCGGCTCCCTCAGCTTCCTGTACGCTCTCGTGCGTGCCCACGGCCGCGGCGCGCTCACCGAGTGGTAG
- a CDS encoding deoxyuridine 5'-triphosphate nucleotidohydrolase: MYKSGAFVAEHVTPVTDEQVQPNGVDLTLEAVFEQREPGRIGIESKEVGVRHRRREHVVEGFGESDTTDPYYLPPGGYVARYTEIVRIPEGHVGFVYPRSSLLRNSCMLNTAVWDAGYEGRGEGLLQVHHDIEIERGARVAQLVLCEADHDDVYDGSYQGENVE, from the coding sequence ATGTACAAAAGCGGTGCGTTCGTCGCCGAGCACGTCACGCCCGTCACCGACGAACAGGTCCAGCCCAACGGGGTGGACCTCACGCTCGAAGCCGTCTTCGAACAGCGCGAACCCGGCCGGATCGGTATCGAGAGCAAGGAAGTCGGCGTGCGCCACCGTCGCCGCGAACACGTCGTCGAGGGGTTCGGCGAGAGCGACACCACCGACCCCTACTACCTCCCGCCGGGGGGCTACGTCGCCCGCTACACCGAGATCGTCCGGATCCCCGAGGGTCACGTGGGGTTCGTCTATCCGCGCTCGTCGCTGCTGCGCAACTCGTGTATGCTGAACACCGCGGTCTGGGACGCGGGCTACGAGGGCCGCGGCGAGGGGCTGCTCCAGGTCCACCACGACATCGAGATCGAACGCGGTGCGCGGGTCGCACAGCTCGTCCTCTGTGAGGCCGACCACGACGATGTCTACGACGGGAGCTATCAGGGCGAGAACGTCGAGTGA
- a CDS encoding DUF6663 family protein: MQTTAGTYRVLRSPRDPDELLLLDVESQDPTYVPSTGYEGDLAERVAELEAGNRIAAEIVWADGPRFAAVETETETTVEFVDGATGIFEAARETWNEAEREGRAMNSRVTRDTDGEPNGVVYTFAKQSGERDLFTEFRDGVTPLEPLIDRLAEGAEPPFAGFVIRPADEPFVLVALAIDRTGPLAETIRETYAGAARTTHGL, encoded by the coding sequence ATGCAGACGACCGCCGGGACCTATCGCGTCCTCCGGAGCCCACGCGACCCCGACGAACTCCTCCTGCTCGACGTCGAGAGCCAGGATCCGACGTACGTCCCCTCGACCGGCTACGAGGGCGACCTCGCGGAGCGGGTGGCGGAACTCGAAGCCGGCAACCGGATCGCGGCCGAGATCGTCTGGGCGGACGGCCCGCGGTTCGCGGCCGTCGAGACCGAGACCGAAACCACCGTCGAGTTCGTCGACGGCGCGACGGGGATCTTCGAGGCCGCACGCGAGACGTGGAACGAGGCCGAGCGCGAGGGACGGGCGATGAACTCCCGGGTGACCAGGGACACCGACGGCGAACCGAACGGGGTGGTCTACACCTTCGCGAAGCAGTCGGGCGAACGCGACCTCTTCACCGAGTTCCGGGACGGCGTCACCCCGCTCGAACCGCTGATCGACCGGCTCGCGGAGGGCGCGGAGCCGCCGTTCGCGGGCTTCGTCATCCGACCGGCGGACGAACCGTTCGTCCTCGTCGCGCTCGCGATCGACCGGACGGGACCGCTCGCCGAGACCATCCGCGAGACCTACGCTGGGGCCGCCCGAACGACGCACGGTTTATAG
- a CDS encoding ABC transporter permease encodes MSVVSTGARTLLRREVLRYVRRPWNTFLPPVITNALYFVVFGVILGGRINATGGTPYILFILPGLVVLGATSDAFQNASFTIFHGRWNAYIHEVQTAPLSYVEMVGSYISASALRGIVIAALVTLVGVVFTNLDPGVPPVGTAHPVYTVGFVLVITVLFAAFGVLGGLWAEDFDYLTVMNQFIIRPLVFFGAVFYPLSALPPIWQTVSLLNPMVYMVDGLRYGFLGTADIDPTVSLVVLAVAAAVMVGVDVLLFKRGYGLTD; translated from the coding sequence GTGAGCGTGGTCTCGACGGGCGCGCGAACCCTGCTCCGCCGCGAGGTGCTCCGGTACGTCCGGCGGCCGTGGAACACGTTTCTCCCTCCTGTCATCACCAACGCGCTCTACTTCGTGGTTTTCGGGGTGATCCTCGGCGGGCGGATCAACGCGACCGGCGGGACGCCCTACATCCTGTTCATCCTCCCGGGGCTCGTCGTGCTCGGCGCGACCAGCGACGCCTTCCAGAACGCCTCCTTCACCATCTTCCACGGTCGCTGGAACGCCTACATCCACGAGGTCCAGACCGCGCCGCTCTCGTACGTCGAGATGGTCGGCTCGTACATCTCGGCGAGCGCGCTCCGCGGGATCGTGATCGCGGCGCTCGTCACGCTCGTCGGCGTGGTCTTCACGAACCTCGACCCCGGCGTGCCGCCGGTGGGCACGGCCCACCCGGTCTACACCGTGGGCTTCGTGCTCGTGATCACGGTGCTCTTCGCGGCCTTCGGGGTCCTGGGCGGGCTCTGGGCCGAGGACTTCGACTACCTCACGGTGATGAACCAGTTCATCATCCGGCCGCTGGTGTTCTTCGGGGCGGTCTTCTATCCGCTCTCGGCGCTGCCCCCCATCTGGCAGACCGTCTCGCTCCTCAACCCGATGGTCTACATGGTCGACGGCCTCCGCTACGGCTTCCTCGGGACCGCCGACATCGACCCGACGGTCTCGCTCGTCGTCCTCGCCGTCGCGGCGGCGGTGATGGTCGGGGTCGACGTCCTGCTGTTCAAACGCGGCTACGGGCTGACGGACTGA
- a CDS encoding aconitate hydratase has protein sequence MGKTLTEKILSDHLVEGELETGEEIGIEIDQVLTQDTTGTLVWLQFEALGLDEVQTELAAQYCDHQTYQFDFKNSDDHRFLRSAAGTFGAHFSRPGNGICHQVHKERFAAPGKTMLGSDSHTPTPGGMGELAIGSGGLDVAVAMGGGPYYIEMPEVVSVRLEGELPEWATAKDVILHLLGELSVKGGVGKVLEYTGPGIESLSVPERTTITNMGTELGATTSIFPTDDNTKEFLSRLEREDEYVDLSADDDAEYADEIVVNLDELEPLIATPSMPDNVVPVSEVAGTDVDQVMIGSCTNGAYEDILPAAKMLEGQQVDKRTDMIIAPGSKQSSELLAREGWTAELMAAGVNFSEATCGACIGIGHVPASDSVSLRTFNRNFEGRSGIEDDSVYLCSPEVATAAAITGEITDPRDLDDIEDPGFEMADVYDGSTADLISPDNAVDDGLVKGPNIGDVPLKDPLESDLGGPALLKMQDNITTDHIIPATQDILMYRSNIPKLSEFTLSRVDEEFAQRALDSDGGFLVAGENYGQGSSREHAALCPMYLGVEGVLAQSFARIHKANLFNFGLLPLEIDEDTYEKIDQGDDIEIVDDVDEAVRSGETEFTIRVNDDWEATGTLKASDREREILADGGKLPHTKAQQEGSSGAAPADD, from the coding sequence ATGGGAAAAACGCTAACGGAGAAGATCCTCTCCGACCACCTCGTCGAAGGTGAACTCGAAACCGGCGAGGAGATCGGGATCGAGATCGACCAGGTCCTGACTCAGGACACGACGGGGACGCTCGTCTGGCTCCAGTTCGAGGCGCTCGGCCTCGACGAGGTCCAGACCGAGCTCGCTGCGCAGTACTGCGACCATCAGACCTACCAGTTCGACTTCAAGAACTCCGACGACCACCGCTTCCTCCGGTCGGCGGCGGGCACGTTCGGCGCGCACTTCTCGCGCCCGGGCAACGGTATCTGCCACCAGGTCCACAAGGAGCGCTTCGCCGCACCGGGCAAGACGATGCTCGGCTCGGACAGCCACACCCCGACTCCTGGTGGGATGGGCGAACTCGCCATCGGTTCGGGCGGTCTCGACGTCGCCGTCGCGATGGGCGGCGGGCCGTACTACATCGAGATGCCGGAAGTCGTCAGCGTCCGTCTCGAAGGCGAACTCCCCGAGTGGGCCACCGCCAAGGACGTCATCCTCCACCTCCTCGGCGAGCTCTCGGTGAAGGGCGGCGTCGGCAAGGTGCTCGAATACACCGGCCCCGGCATCGAGAGCCTCTCCGTGCCCGAGCGGACCACCATCACCAACATGGGGACCGAGCTCGGCGCGACCACCTCGATCTTCCCGACCGACGACAACACCAAGGAGTTCCTCTCGCGGCTCGAACGCGAGGACGAGTACGTCGACCTGAGCGCCGACGACGACGCCGAGTACGCCGACGAGATCGTGGTGAACCTCGACGAGCTCGAACCCCTGATCGCCACGCCGTCGATGCCCGACAACGTCGTCCCCGTGAGCGAGGTCGCCGGGACGGACGTCGACCAGGTCATGATCGGCTCCTGTACCAACGGTGCCTACGAGGACATCCTCCCGGCCGCGAAGATGCTCGAAGGCCAGCAGGTCGACAAGCGCACGGACATGATCATCGCGCCCGGCTCGAAGCAGTCCTCCGAGCTCCTCGCCCGCGAGGGCTGGACGGCCGAGCTGATGGCCGCCGGCGTCAACTTCTCCGAGGCGACGTGTGGGGCCTGCATCGGCATCGGCCACGTGCCGGCTTCGGACTCCGTTTCGCTCCGGACCTTCAACCGCAACTTCGAGGGCCGCTCGGGTATCGAGGACGACTCGGTCTACCTCTGCTCGCCCGAGGTCGCCACCGCCGCGGCGATCACCGGCGAGATCACCGACCCGCGCGACCTCGACGACATCGAGGACCCCGGCTTCGAGATGGCCGACGTCTACGACGGCTCGACCGCCGACCTCATCTCGCCGGACAACGCGGTCGACGACGGGCTCGTGAAGGGCCCGAACATCGGCGACGTGCCCCTGAAGGACCCGCTCGAATCCGACCTCGGCGGGCCGGCACTGCTGAAGATGCAGGACAACATCACGACCGACCACATCATCCCCGCGACCCAGGACATCCTGATGTACCGGTCGAACATCCCGAAGCTCTCGGAGTTCACCCTCTCGCGAGTCGACGAGGAGTTCGCCCAGCGCGCGCTCGACTCCGACGGTGGTTTCCTCGTGGCCGGCGAGAACTACGGTCAGGGGAGTTCGCGTGAGCACGCGGCGCTCTGCCCGATGTACCTCGGCGTCGAAGGGGTGCTCGCCCAGAGCTTCGCGCGGATCCACAAGGCGAACCTCTTCAACTTCGGCCTCCTGCCGCTGGAGATCGACGAGGACACGTATGAGAAAATCGACCAGGGCGACGACATCGAGATCGTCGACGACGTCGACGAGGCCGTCCGCTCCGGCGAGACCGAGTTCACGATCCGCGTGAACGACGACTGGGAAGCCACGGGCACCCTCAAGGCCTCCGACCGCGAGCGCGAGATCCTCGCCGACGGCGGCAAGCTGCCCCACACCAAGGCCCAGCAGGAAGGGAGCTCGGGCGCGGCCCCCGCCGACGACTGA
- a CDS encoding ABC transporter ATP-binding protein produces MSLAISTTDLTKNYGDVQALDGLSLDIEQGEFFGLLGPNGAGKTTFINILVGLVSKSGGEALVFGNDVEADYREVRSRIGLAPQEFNVDRFFPVREVLLHQAGYHGVDGEEARRRADEALKTVGIYEKRNSRFDWLSGGMKRRFMLARALVSDPDLLILDEPTAGVDVELRHDLWEIITDLNEDGLTVLLTTHYIEEAEQLCDEVAIMDQGQKVTVASPADLMAKGDDTVRLRLRDPPTSTPAVTDDRVTDVDLDGDLLTVSAASGGEVTPALVRDLDRQGHTVVDVDISRTSLEEVFISLTSHDEEPATGDLDDPERDAEAAAPPGASQ; encoded by the coding sequence GTGTCACTCGCCATCTCGACGACCGACCTCACGAAGAACTACGGCGACGTGCAGGCGCTCGACGGCCTCTCGCTCGACATCGAGCAGGGCGAGTTCTTCGGGCTGCTCGGCCCGAACGGCGCGGGCAAGACAACCTTCATCAACATCCTCGTCGGGCTGGTCTCGAAGTCCGGCGGCGAGGCGCTGGTGTTCGGCAACGACGTCGAGGCCGACTACCGCGAGGTCCGCTCGCGGATCGGCCTCGCCCCCCAGGAGTTCAACGTCGACCGGTTCTTCCCGGTTCGCGAGGTCCTGCTCCACCAGGCGGGCTATCACGGCGTCGATGGGGAAGAAGCCCGCCGCCGGGCGGACGAGGCGCTCAAAACGGTCGGTATCTACGAGAAGCGAAACTCCAGATTCGACTGGCTCTCCGGCGGGATGAAGCGCCGGTTCATGCTCGCCCGCGCGCTGGTCTCGGACCCGGACCTCCTGATCCTCGACGAACCCACCGCGGGCGTCGACGTCGAACTCCGCCACGACCTCTGGGAGATCATCACCGACCTCAACGAGGACGGATTGACGGTGCTCCTGACGACCCACTACATCGAGGAGGCCGAACAGCTCTGCGACGAGGTCGCCATCATGGACCAGGGCCAAAAGGTCACGGTCGCGAGCCCGGCCGACCTGATGGCGAAAGGCGACGACACCGTCCGCCTCCGGCTCCGCGACCCGCCGACCTCGACCCCGGCCGTCACGGACGACCGCGTCACCGACGTCGACCTCGACGGCGACCTCCTCACCGTCTCGGCCGCTTCGGGTGGCGAAGTCACCCCGGCGCTCGTCCGTGACCTCGACCGCCAGGGCCACACCGTGGTCGACGTCGACATCTCGCGGACGTCGCTCGAAGAGGTGTTCATCTCGCTGACGAGCCACGACGAGGAACCGGCGACCGGCGACCTCGACGATCCCGAACGTGACGCCGAGGCCGCCGCCCCACCGGGGGCCTCGCAGTGA
- a CDS encoding cupin domain-containing protein: MTGTQRMAEIADFTGLGAESFVPLFENGEPRVNHLHLDAGERIEPHRHAARTVLFVVLDGEFELHVGSETYELPAGRVARFDGEREFSPVAVEASTALVILTSVSGGA; this comes from the coding sequence ATGACGGGGACCCAACGGATGGCGGAGATCGCCGACTTCACTGGACTCGGCGCTGAATCGTTCGTCCCGCTCTTCGAGAACGGGGAGCCGCGGGTAAATCACCTCCATCTCGACGCTGGCGAGCGCATCGAGCCGCATCGCCACGCCGCGCGAACGGTGCTCTTCGTGGTTCTCGACGGCGAGTTCGAACTACACGTTGGGTCGGAGACGTACGAGCTGCCCGCCGGGCGTGTCGCGCGATTCGACGGGGAGCGAGAGTTCTCGCCCGTGGCGGTCGAGGCGAGCACCGCGCTAGTGATCCTGACGTCGGTATCGGGGGGAGCCTGA
- a CDS encoding class I SAM-dependent methyltransferase, giving the protein MGKRVLRPGGRELTLELVDALDITPGDDVVEFAPGTGFTARLALDHEPGSYTGVELDREAANALATELDRPDCEIVVGNAGATTLDSACADVVYGEALLTMQPERGKASIVNEAERLLRPGGTYGIHELGLIPDDIDDESKSRIREDLSHVLKVNARPLTESEWVDHLETAGFEVVWQGRAPMALLDPRRMIDDEGLRRTMRFGFNLLAKPSGRRRVRKMRSVFDQYEQHMNAVAVVAKKR; this is encoded by the coding sequence ATGGGCAAACGCGTGCTCCGGCCGGGCGGTCGGGAGCTGACGCTTGAACTCGTCGACGCACTCGACATCACTCCCGGCGACGACGTGGTCGAGTTCGCCCCAGGAACGGGGTTCACCGCGCGGCTCGCGCTCGACCACGAACCAGGGTCGTACACGGGCGTCGAACTCGACCGGGAGGCGGCGAACGCACTGGCGACCGAACTCGACCGTCCCGACTGCGAGATCGTCGTCGGAAACGCGGGTGCCACGACGCTCGACTCGGCGTGCGCGGACGTGGTCTACGGCGAGGCACTGCTGACGATGCAGCCCGAGAGGGGGAAAGCGAGCATCGTCAACGAGGCCGAACGTCTCCTCCGACCGGGTGGCACGTACGGCATCCACGAACTCGGACTGATACCCGACGACATCGACGACGAGTCGAAATCCCGAATTCGGGAGGACCTCTCGCATGTCCTGAAGGTCAACGCGCGGCCGCTAACCGAGTCGGAGTGGGTTGATCACCTCGAAACGGCGGGGTTCGAGGTCGTCTGGCAGGGCCGTGCCCCGATGGCGCTGCTCGACCCGCGGCGGATGATCGACGACGAGGGGCTCCGCCGAACGATGCGGTTCGGGTTCAATCTGCTCGCGAAGCCCTCGGGGCGGAGACGGGTCAGAAAGATGCGGTCGGTGTTCGACCAGTACGAACAGCATATGAACGCGGTCGCCGTCGTCGCGAAGAAGCGCTAA
- a CDS encoding cobalamin-binding protein, with product MRVVSLLPSATEIVSALGVEPVGVSHECDYPPAVTEKPAVNRSRVDAEASSAEIDSQVLEAEEGEGVYDIDLATLDRLDPDLVVSQGICDVCAVDSVLVREAIDRLDLDCEVLTTDPHSIDDVLGDIRRVGRAVGREERAEELVAALEARVAAVEAATGSVERRPRVTVLDWTDPVMTAGHWVPEMVELAGGSEGFTEPGGASRPREWDAIREYDPEVLVVAPCGFDLDQTAENLADLTEREGWHDLTAVREGRAYALDGHRFMNRPGPRLVDSLEHLAGLVQPELFDAPPSDVARSLQATPIEP from the coding sequence ATGCGCGTCGTCTCGCTGCTCCCGTCGGCGACCGAGATCGTCTCCGCGCTCGGGGTCGAACCCGTCGGGGTCTCCCACGAGTGCGACTACCCACCGGCGGTGACCGAGAAACCCGCCGTCAACCGCTCGCGAGTGGATGCCGAGGCGTCGAGCGCCGAGATCGATAGCCAGGTCCTCGAAGCCGAGGAGGGCGAGGGGGTCTACGACATCGACCTCGCGACCCTCGACCGGCTCGACCCCGACCTCGTGGTCTCCCAGGGGATCTGTGACGTCTGTGCCGTGGATTCGGTGCTCGTGCGGGAGGCCATCGACCGGTTGGACCTCGACTGTGAGGTGCTCACGACCGACCCGCACTCCATCGACGACGTGCTCGGCGACATCCGACGCGTAGGACGGGCCGTGGGACGAGAGGAGCGTGCGGAGGAACTCGTTGCGGCCCTCGAAGCCCGCGTCGCGGCGGTCGAGGCGGCGACGGGATCCGTCGAGCGCCGCCCGCGCGTGACGGTGCTCGACTGGACCGATCCCGTGATGACCGCCGGTCACTGGGTCCCCGAGATGGTCGAGCTCGCGGGTGGGTCCGAGGGCTTCACCGAACCCGGCGGTGCCTCGCGCCCGCGCGAGTGGGACGCGATCCGCGAGTACGACCCCGAGGTGCTCGTGGTCGCCCCCTGCGGCTTCGACCTCGACCAGACCGCCGAGAACCTCGCGGACCTCACCGAGCGCGAGGGCTGGCACGACCTCACCGCCGTCCGGGAGGGCCGCGCCTACGCGCTCGATGGCCACCGGTTCATGAACCGCCCCGGGCCGCGGCTCGTCGATTCGCTCGAACACCTCGCGGGGCTGGTCCAGCCCGAACTGTTCGACGCGCCGCCGTCGGACGTCGCCCGGTCTTTGCAGGCGACACCGATCGAACCATGA
- a CDS encoding alpha/beta hydrolase, translating into MTVVIPGGRDVRGTLDTPEDVNKNDRFERLVVACPPHPQDGGTRSDQRLTAVSDALCEAGIACLRFDYGAWDEGRGEQEDAKSAVEWARERADQVGLFGFSFGATMALCAASDIEGLWGVCALAPDRGEGESDAVAALDGIDDRVKVLYAERDTTADWEPVVERARDLDIAVEGLSADHFFLGQAEKVAVRVVAFFEGN; encoded by the coding sequence ATGACCGTGGTTATTCCCGGCGGGCGCGACGTCCGCGGAACGCTCGACACCCCCGAGGACGTGAACAAGAACGACCGCTTCGAGCGACTCGTCGTGGCGTGTCCACCCCACCCGCAGGACGGCGGCACCCGCTCGGACCAGCGGCTCACCGCCGTGAGCGACGCGCTCTGCGAGGCGGGGATCGCCTGCCTCCGGTTCGACTACGGAGCGTGGGACGAGGGCCGCGGCGAGCAGGAAGACGCCAAAAGCGCCGTCGAGTGGGCGCGCGAGCGCGCGGATCAGGTTGGACTCTTCGGGTTCAGCTTCGGCGCGACGATGGCGCTGTGCGCCGCGAGCGATATCGAGGGCCTCTGGGGCGTGTGTGCGCTCGCGCCCGACCGTGGCGAGGGCGAAAGCGACGCGGTGGCCGCGCTCGACGGGATCGACGATCGAGTGAAAGTTCTCTACGCCGAACGCGATACGACCGCCGACTGGGAGCCCGTGGTCGAGCGCGCCCGCGACCTCGATATCGCCGTCGAGGGGCTCTCGGCCGACCACTTCTTCCTCGGGCAGGCGGAGAAGGTCGCGGTGCGGGTCGTGGCGTTCTTCGAGGGGAACTGA
- a CDS encoding PspA/IM30 family protein, whose translation MGILSRASYVVRSRLNAILNNAEDPSEALDYSYEQLRDQLQDVKGGIADLTTQKKRLEIQKRRLEENVDKHNEQAREAVRQDRDDLARQALEKKKQKMTQIEDLESQIADLQNTQDQLVEKKNTLQGRIEEFRTQKETMKARYEAAEASTRVSEAMTGAGDEMEDVGRSIERANERTEDMEARAEAMDELEESGAFEDALSDKDSIDRELESLGTDSEVEAELETLRGEMGGGGSSSTSTETETETAETTDTDDGGSSAGSDEPADPEVEAELEELQNEDSN comes from the coding sequence ATGGGCATCCTTTCACGCGCGTCGTACGTGGTTCGGTCGCGGCTCAACGCGATCCTCAACAACGCCGAGGACCCGAGCGAGGCACTGGATTACTCCTACGAACAGCTCCGCGACCAGCTACAGGACGTGAAAGGCGGGATCGCGGACCTCACCACCCAGAAGAAACGCCTCGAGATCCAGAAACGACGGCTGGAGGAGAACGTCGACAAGCACAACGAGCAGGCCCGCGAGGCGGTGCGCCAGGACCGCGACGACCTCGCGCGGCAGGCCCTCGAAAAGAAGAAACAGAAGATGACTCAGATCGAGGATCTGGAGAGCCAGATCGCCGACCTCCAGAACACCCAGGACCAGCTGGTCGAGAAGAAGAACACCCTCCAGGGTCGGATCGAGGAGTTCCGGACCCAGAAGGAGACCATGAAGGCGCGCTACGAGGCCGCCGAGGCGAGCACGCGTGTCTCCGAAGCGATGACCGGGGCGGGCGACGAGATGGAGGACGTCGGCCGTTCGATCGAACGCGCAAACGAACGCACCGAGGACATGGAGGCCCGCGCCGAGGCGATGGACGAACTCGAGGAGTCGGGGGCCTTCGAGGACGCGCTCTCGGACAAGGACAGCATCGACCGCGAGCTCGAATCGCTCGGCACCGACAGCGAGGTCGAGGCCGAACTCGAAACCCTCCGGGGCGAGATGGGTGGCGGTGGGTCGTCGAGTACGTCCACGGAAACCGAAACGGAGACCGCCGAGACGACCGACACGGACGACGGCGGTTCGAGTGCGGGCAGCGACGAACCCGCCGACCCCGAGGTCGAAGCCGAACTCGAAGAGCTCCAGAACGAGGACTCGAACTAG
- a CDS encoding AzlD domain-containing protein, whose translation MTAEYTTTAVWLVIAVVGGATYLFRLSFLPLIGRLERVPPRLTGTLRFIPVTVFAALAVPSILSLSAAPTPHLVYEPAKLLAAGVAVVVAWRTKNMFATIGIGMVVLWTVQLLL comes from the coding sequence ATGACGGCCGAATACACCACGACGGCGGTCTGGCTGGTCATCGCCGTCGTCGGGGGTGCGACGTACCTGTTCCGGCTCTCCTTCCTCCCGTTGATCGGTCGGCTGGAGCGGGTACCGCCGCGGCTCACGGGCACCCTCCGGTTCATCCCGGTGACGGTGTTCGCCGCGCTCGCCGTCCCCTCGATACTCTCGCTTTCGGCCGCACCGACGCCACACCTCGTCTACGAACCGGCGAAGCTCCTCGCGGCCGGGGTCGCCGTGGTGGTTGCGTGGCGAACGAAGAACATGTTCGCGACCATCGGTATCGGGATGGTCGTGCTCTGGACCGTGCAGCTGCTGCTCTGA